The proteins below are encoded in one region of Aquisphaera giovannonii:
- a CDS encoding PEP-CTERM sorting domain-containing protein (PEP-CTERM proteins occur, often in large numbers, in the proteomes of bacteria that also encode an exosortase, a predicted intramembrane cysteine proteinase. The presence of a PEP-CTERM domain at a protein's C-terminus predicts cleavage within the sorting domain, followed by covalent anchoring to some some component of the (usually Gram-negative) cell surface. Many PEP-CTERM proteins exhibit an unusual sequence composition that includes large numbers of potential glycosylation sites. Expression of one such protein has been shown restore the ability of a bacterium to form floc, a type of biofilm.), producing MKSGFRVILSCSLFASIPSACSAGVILSVVSASAPSASQVMLQPGQTTTFDVMLSGIDPMTPAIGNLSAEIDFDASLLGTPFNVTAGGVVSDPSSFVSAAGPGQANGTFSILVGSSSPITTNGTLFSFQVTAQMPPGSSGAGIFTIPSIVATDPDFNLIDSAEGTSVSYTVTATAVPEPSSLLMLLTACGFGLRRVHRARSHRLAGTSA from the coding sequence ATGAAATCAGGATTTCGGGTCATTCTTTCCTGCTCGCTGTTCGCCTCGATCCCGTCTGCTTGCTCGGCCGGCGTGATTCTGTCCGTAGTCTCTGCGAGCGCCCCGTCCGCCTCGCAGGTCATGCTGCAGCCGGGCCAGACGACCACCTTCGACGTCATGCTTTCCGGGATCGATCCCATGACGCCGGCGATCGGCAACCTTTCCGCCGAGATCGACTTCGATGCCTCCCTCCTGGGGACGCCTTTCAACGTCACAGCCGGCGGAGTTGTTTCCGACCCGAGTAGCTTCGTCAGCGCAGCCGGCCCCGGCCAGGCGAATGGGACCTTCTCGATCCTGGTCGGCTCGAGTTCGCCTATCACGACGAATGGGACACTATTCAGCTTTCAAGTTACAGCTCAGATGCCTCCCGGCTCGTCAGGAGCGGGCATCTTCACGATACCCTCGATCGTCGCGACGGATCCGGACTTCAACCTCATCGATTCCGCCGAGGGCACCAGCGTCTCATACACCGTCACTGCGACCGCGGTGCCCGAACCCTCCTCGTTGCTGATGCTCCTCACGGCCTG